The following coding sequences are from one Prochlorococcus sp. MIT 0604 window:
- a CDS encoding bifunctional pantoate--beta-alanine ligase/(d)CMP kinase: protein MKKVIIRKTEEIENWRRNINSEINFIPTMGNLHDGHIKLISTAKNDNSNVNLVSIFINPLQFDNKLDLENYPKTIDNDIKISFSNGADAVFIPSNEDIYPPNNKKIKFLKAPIELSSVLCGLNRIGHFDGVCTVVYRLLKLIKPKNLYLGEKDWQQLLILKNLVLTNKLNVAIKSIPTQRDFDGIPLSSRNVHLSKNDRKLISFFSSELLEAKKIFQQEKKINLNEIIKKLSAKKISIEYLEHLHPHTLQKARFEDNISLLAGAIRCGKTRLIDHVFLMKRRPIIAIDGPAGSGKSTVTKLIAKKLKLLYLDTGAMYRALSWLILKESIDYKKEKELHNTLKDISIFFKSNTKSHQDVYVNNYCVTEEIRSQKISSIVSKISAIKEVRKFLVEEQRKIGKSGGLVAEGRDIGTTVFPHAELKIFLTASIDERAKRRKSDKNSKDSQEIDLNTLKELIKKRDYEDSNREISPLIKANDAIEIISDGYSINEVVDKIIDLYNDKIPKETEIK from the coding sequence GTGAAGAAAGTAATCATAAGGAAAACTGAAGAAATAGAAAATTGGAGGAGAAATATAAATAGTGAAATTAACTTCATTCCAACAATGGGTAACCTTCACGATGGACACATAAAACTAATATCAACAGCAAAAAATGACAATTCTAATGTTAATTTGGTAAGTATTTTTATTAATCCACTTCAATTTGATAACAAGTTAGATTTAGAGAATTACCCTAAAACAATTGATAATGATATAAAAATCTCCTTTTCAAATGGAGCAGATGCCGTCTTCATCCCAAGTAATGAAGATATATATCCTCCGAATAATAAAAAAATAAAATTTCTAAAAGCTCCTATAGAATTATCCTCTGTATTATGTGGATTAAATCGAATTGGACATTTTGATGGCGTTTGTACAGTTGTTTATAGATTACTTAAACTCATCAAGCCAAAAAATCTTTACTTAGGAGAAAAAGATTGGCAACAACTTTTAATTTTAAAAAATCTTGTCCTAACAAATAAATTAAATGTTGCTATTAAATCTATTCCTACACAAAGAGATTTTGATGGGATTCCTTTAAGTTCACGAAATGTACATTTATCAAAAAACGATAGAAAATTGATTAGTTTTTTTTCAAGTGAGTTATTAGAAGCAAAAAAAATTTTTCAACAAGAAAAAAAGATCAATTTAAACGAAATAATTAAAAAGCTATCAGCAAAAAAAATTTCAATTGAATATTTAGAACATTTACACCCTCATACTCTCCAAAAAGCAAGATTTGAGGATAATATTTCGTTACTTGCTGGTGCGATAAGATGTGGAAAGACAAGATTAATTGATCACGTTTTTCTAATGAAAAGAAGGCCGATTATTGCAATTGATGGTCCTGCAGGTTCAGGTAAAAGTACTGTAACAAAGTTAATAGCGAAGAAACTTAAACTTTTATATTTAGATACTGGGGCAATGTATAGGGCATTGAGTTGGCTCATATTAAAAGAAAGTATTGATTATAAAAAAGAAAAAGAATTACATAATACTCTTAAAGATATATCTATTTTTTTCAAGTCGAATACAAAATCACATCAGGATGTTTATGTTAATAACTACTGTGTTACTGAAGAAATTAGGTCGCAAAAGATAAGTTCCATCGTTTCTAAAATTTCCGCGATAAAAGAAGTAAGAAAATTCTTAGTAGAAGAACAGAGGAAAATTGGGAAATCTGGCGGTCTTGTAGCTGAGGGGAGAGATATAGGAACTACTGTTTTTCCTCATGCAGAACTTAAAATATTTTTAACTGCTAGCATCGATGAAAGAGCAAAAAGAAGAAAATCTGATAAAAATAGTAAAGATTCACAAGAAATAGACCTTAATACATTAAAGGAACTCATAAAGAAAAGAGATTATGAAGATTCCAATAGGGAAATTTCACCTCTAATAAAAGCTAATGACGCAATAGAAATTATTTCGGATGGATATTCAATTAATGAGGTAGTGGATAAAATTATTGATCTTTATAATGACAAAATTCCTAAAGAGACTGAGATCAAATAA
- a CDS encoding low molecular weight protein-tyrosine-phosphatase: MKKISVLFVCLGNICRSPAAEAIFISLLEKNGLTDGFIVDSAGTGSWHIGKKADSRMRIAAERRDINILSRARQITSKDFEQFNYILAMDDSNFRNIQDLKNRTASTDFASIKKIQDFRSVFNEQEVPDPYFGGDEGFDYVLDILEDSVNGFLESIS; this comes from the coding sequence ATGAAAAAAATTTCTGTTCTTTTTGTATGTTTGGGGAATATTTGTAGGTCTCCTGCAGCAGAAGCTATTTTTATAAGTCTACTTGAAAAGAATGGATTAACCGATGGCTTTATTGTTGATTCTGCTGGAACTGGGAGTTGGCATATTGGGAAAAAAGCGGACTCTAGGATGAGAATTGCGGCAGAAAGAAGAGATATAAATATCTTAAGCAGGGCTCGCCAAATTACTAGCAAAGATTTTGAGCAATTTAACTATATTCTTGCAATGGACGACTCAAATTTTAGAAATATTCAAGATCTTAAAAATAGAACAGCTTCAACTGATTTCGCATCTATTAAAAAAATACAAGATTTTAGGTCTGTTTTTAATGAGCAAGAAGTTCCTGACCCATATTTTGGAGGTGATGAGGGCTTTGATTATGTCCTTGATATTTTAGAGGACTCTGTAAACGGTTTTTTGGAAAGTATTTCTTGA
- a CDS encoding phycoerythrobilin:ferredoxin oxidoreductase produces MLIQDTIFYRPDWRWHNFLKYLINNLIKYNCLEKIIPSEYSCKDSTYGSKKSKKNVNLFTWGVTHKKRIQFARAVCINSPNYSVLNFLIIPNTIYNVPFFGVDFVSLPNSHLLVLDFQPSLKIENQYNNELLEKLIKLKNHCHSSIPLAEKMPADVARFFSPGVIWSKLPKEERSDFLIANHLYTSFKEYLDLYLEILFERREVNMELQKELINGQSNYLKYRRDNDPARPMLSSLFGKEFTESLIKEVLFTT; encoded by the coding sequence ATGTTAATACAAGATACCATTTTTTATAGGCCAGATTGGAGATGGCATAATTTTCTAAAATATTTAATTAATAATTTAATTAAATATAACTGTTTAGAAAAGATAATACCCTCGGAATATTCTTGTAAAGATTCCACTTATGGTTCAAAAAAATCAAAAAAAAATGTGAATCTCTTTACTTGGGGTGTAACGCATAAAAAAAGAATTCAATTCGCTAGAGCAGTGTGTATAAATAGTCCAAATTATTCTGTTTTAAATTTTTTAATTATTCCTAATACTATTTATAACGTCCCATTCTTTGGGGTAGATTTTGTTTCTCTACCTAATAGTCATTTATTAGTATTAGATTTTCAGCCTTCATTAAAAATAGAAAATCAATACAATAATGAGTTATTAGAAAAACTCATAAAACTCAAAAATCATTGTCATTCATCAATCCCATTAGCTGAAAAAATGCCTGCAGATGTAGCTAGATTTTTTTCTCCAGGAGTAATCTGGTCAAAATTACCAAAAGAAGAAAGAAGTGATTTTTTAATTGCTAATCATCTTTATACCTCATTTAAGGAATATCTTGATTTGTATTTGGAAATTCTTTTCGAAAGAAGAGAAGTCAATATGGAACTGCAAAAAGAATTAATAAATGGTCAAAGTAATTATTTGAAATATAGAAGAGATAACGATCCAGCAAGACCAATGTTGTCGAGTTTGTTTGGTAAAGAATTTACAGAATCTTTAATTAAAGAAGTTTTATTTACTACTTAA
- a CDS encoding 15,16-dihydrobiliverdin:ferredoxin oxidoreductase yields the protein MFDSLVDFLKTNIDELNGHEVQISNEFKEHHNEDSKYIIKNWLFSSPEYRKWRITRLDGGKKLQVFNTVAYPNYDSEMPILGADVLWFGTSQKLLAILDYQPLIQEGKYLEKYCSSLGSIKKKYSAFDNNKMKNIYDSKKYFSPWVIICRGNKLNLDRDLNNIFHSFVNNYLNIYKSNPVNQFLNAAEIKISQIKYDKYSFEKDPADKLFKSFFGERWTKKFINKFLFTLNNEIIY from the coding sequence ATGTTTGATTCATTAGTTGATTTCCTTAAAACCAATATTGATGAACTAAATGGTCATGAAGTACAAATATCTAACGAATTTAAAGAACATCACAACGAAGACTCAAAATATATCATTAAAAATTGGCTTTTTTCATCTCCCGAATATAGAAAGTGGCGAATAACAAGATTAGATGGTGGCAAAAAACTGCAAGTGTTTAATACTGTCGCATATCCAAATTATGATAGTGAAATGCCTATTTTAGGAGCTGATGTTTTATGGTTTGGAACTTCTCAAAAGTTATTGGCAATACTTGATTATCAACCTTTAATTCAAGAAGGCAAGTATCTTGAAAAATATTGTTCAAGTTTAGGAAGTATTAAGAAAAAATATTCTGCATTTGATAATAATAAAATGAAGAACATATATGATTCAAAAAAGTATTTTTCCCCATGGGTGATTATATGTAGGGGAAATAAATTAAATCTAGATAGAGATTTAAATAATATATTCCATTCATTTGTAAATAATTATTTGAACATTTATAAATCGAATCCAGTTAATCAATTTTTAAATGCAGCGGAAATTAAGATTAGTCAAATTAAATATGATAAGTACAGTTTTGAAAAAGACCCTGCAGATAAATTGTTTAAATCTTTTTTTGGAGAAAGATGGACAAAAAAATTTATCAATAAATTTCTTTTTACATTAAATAATGAGATTATTTATTGA
- a CDS encoding heme oxygenase (biliverdin-producing): MAVALAGQLREGTKKSHTMAENTGFVACFLKGVVEKKSYRKLISDLYFVYEAMEEEIERLVNEEHPVIKPIGFKSLFRKETLVNDLKFYFGDNWKNEINISHSAKEYVERIREVAKNSPELLVGHHYTRYIGDLSGGQILKRIAKKALNLQGNDGLNFYEFELIADEKKFKEEYSLTLNKLPINQKTADQIIDEANQAFTYNMKMFKELEGNLIAVLGKIVFNYITKKVRKGSTET; this comes from the coding sequence ATGGCAGTCGCTCTTGCAGGACAATTAAGAGAGGGGACAAAAAAATCCCACACTATGGCAGAAAATACTGGCTTTGTCGCTTGTTTTTTAAAAGGAGTTGTTGAAAAAAAATCTTATAGAAAATTAATTAGTGATTTATATTTTGTTTATGAAGCTATGGAAGAAGAAATTGAAAGACTGGTCAATGAGGAACATCCCGTAATAAAACCTATAGGTTTTAAATCATTATTCAGGAAAGAAACTCTTGTAAATGATCTTAAATTTTATTTTGGTGATAACTGGAAGAATGAAATTAATATTTCTCACTCAGCAAAAGAATACGTTGAAAGAATCCGAGAGGTCGCAAAAAATTCACCTGAGCTACTGGTTGGTCACCACTACACTCGCTATATAGGAGATTTATCCGGGGGGCAAATTTTAAAAAGAATAGCAAAAAAAGCATTAAATTTGCAGGGCAATGATGGTTTAAATTTTTATGAGTTTGAATTAATTGCTGATGAAAAGAAATTCAAGGAAGAATATTCCCTTACTTTGAATAAACTTCCAATAAATCAAAAGACTGCTGATCAAATTATTGATGAAGCTAATCAAGCTTTTACCTACAATATGAAAATGTTTAAGGAGCTTGAAGGTAACTTGATTGCTGTTTTAGGCAAGATTGTATTTAATTACATTACAAAAAAAGTAAGGAAAGGAAGCACCGAGACCTAG
- a CDS encoding NADP-dependent isocitrate dehydrogenase, whose protein sequence is MPKFEKLILPNEGEIITFNQGKPNVPNNPIVPFIRGDGTGVDIWPATQIVLDSAIKKSYGDERKINWFKVYAGDEACELYGTYNYLPQDTIEAIRHFGVAIKGPLTTPIGGGIRSLNVALRQIFDLYSCVRPCKYYSGTPSPHKNPQNLDVIVYRENTEDIYMGIEWEAEDNNCLELINHLNNVVIPKSKNLKNRSIPNGSGIGIKPVSKSGSQRHIRKAIEHAKRLSGNKRHVTLVHKGNIMKYTEGAFRDWGYELAVDEFREDCITERESWILDNIQKNPEITIENNARKIEPGFDKLTNNKKAFICEEIKEVIASISNSHGDGKWKELILVDDRIADSIFQQIQTRPQEYSILATLNLNGDYVSDAAAAIVGGLGMAPGANIGDNAAIFEATHGTAPKHAGLNKINPGSVILSGVMMLEYFGWDEAANLITNGLSKAIEQKKVTYDLARLMEPKVEPLSCSSFAEEIISNF, encoded by the coding sequence ATGCCAAAATTTGAAAAATTAATTTTACCTAATGAAGGCGAGATAATAACTTTTAATCAAGGCAAACCTAATGTTCCTAATAATCCAATTGTTCCATTTATTAGGGGTGATGGCACTGGAGTTGATATTTGGCCTGCCACTCAAATAGTTCTTGATTCAGCGATTAAAAAAAGCTATGGAGATGAAAGAAAAATTAATTGGTTTAAAGTCTATGCAGGCGATGAAGCTTGTGAACTTTATGGAACATATAACTATCTTCCTCAAGATACTATTGAAGCAATCAGACACTTTGGTGTAGCCATCAAAGGTCCTTTAACGACTCCCATCGGTGGAGGTATTAGATCTCTTAATGTTGCATTAAGGCAAATCTTTGATTTATATAGCTGTGTTAGACCATGCAAATATTATTCAGGAACTCCAAGCCCTCACAAAAATCCCCAAAATTTAGACGTTATCGTTTATAGAGAAAATACTGAGGATATCTACATGGGAATTGAATGGGAAGCAGAGGATAATAATTGTCTTGAATTAATTAATCACTTAAATAACGTTGTCATACCAAAAAGTAAAAATTTAAAAAATAGATCTATACCAAACGGATCAGGTATTGGCATCAAACCGGTTAGTAAATCTGGTAGCCAAAGGCATATTAGAAAAGCTATAGAACATGCTAAAAGATTATCGGGCAATAAAAGGCATGTGACTCTTGTACATAAAGGAAATATTATGAAATATACAGAAGGTGCATTTAGAGATTGGGGATATGAATTAGCCGTAGATGAATTTAGAGAAGATTGCATTACAGAAAGAGAAAGTTGGATTTTAGATAATATTCAGAAAAATCCAGAAATTACAATTGAAAATAATGCTCGAAAAATTGAACCAGGTTTTGACAAGCTTACAAATAACAAAAAAGCATTCATTTGCGAAGAAATTAAAGAAGTTATTGCATCAATATCAAATTCTCACGGAGATGGAAAATGGAAGGAACTTATTCTTGTTGATGATCGGATAGCTGATAGTATATTTCAACAAATTCAAACTAGACCTCAAGAATATTCAATACTTGCAACATTAAACCTTAATGGAGACTATGTTTCTGATGCAGCTGCGGCAATTGTTGGAGGTCTAGGTATGGCTCCTGGTGCAAATATTGGAGATAATGCAGCAATTTTCGAAGCTACGCATGGTACTGCTCCAAAACATGCAGGCTTAAACAAGATTAATCCTGGCTCAGTAATTCTTAGTGGTGTAATGATGCTTGAATATTTTGGTTGGGATGAAGCAGCTAACTTAATTACTAATGGTTTAAGTAAAGCAATAGAGCAAAAAAAAGTCACTTATGATCTAGCACGTTTAATGGAACCAAAAGTAGAACCCTTATCCTGCAGCAGTTTTGCTGAAGAAATTATATCAAATTTCTAA
- a CDS encoding four-carbon acid sugar kinase family protein, whose amino-acid sequence MKFVVIDDDPTGSQTVQDCLLLLKWDCPTLVKGFESKSNLFFILANTRSLSENDAKLTIKEICENLKTVIASKAYNEEIIFISRGDSTLRGHNFLEPSVLNSRLGPFDATFHIPAFIEGKRLTINGSHFVDKTPISETIFAKDKIFGYETSKVKNLLFQQSKSEINFEDIQNLLLSDIEMLNDEENNIVFKKLKNLKNNKHVIVDVENYSQLKKFSLAIKKLIKQKKFLFRTAASFISSISEKKSVSKGELFFSNLRIKNKEKSFLPGLIIVGSYVELSTIQLNNLLEISNFNPVELDVFEFFNITSSDNNKKRRNLFKNKFLKEIRFSFEKGKTPVLFTSRKFMSLNSSEIVNFYNLLACFIAELVADLKYEIGYLISKGGITTNLILSNGLNADYVYLEGQILTGISVVTYNLKNDKKLPIVTHPGNIGTKDSLVNIWKVFENKSNF is encoded by the coding sequence ATGAAATTTGTCGTTATAGATGATGATCCTACTGGCTCTCAAACTGTGCAAGATTGCTTGTTACTGCTTAAATGGGACTGTCCAACTTTAGTCAAAGGTTTTGAATCTAAATCTAATTTATTTTTTATTTTGGCTAATACAAGGTCACTTTCGGAAAATGATGCGAAATTAACAATAAAGGAAATTTGTGAAAATCTGAAGACTGTAATTGCTTCTAAAGCCTATAATGAAGAAATTATTTTTATAAGTAGAGGAGACTCTACTCTACGAGGTCATAACTTTTTAGAGCCAAGTGTCCTAAATAGTCGCTTAGGTCCTTTTGATGCTACTTTTCATATTCCAGCTTTCATAGAGGGTAAAAGATTAACAATTAATGGATCACATTTTGTTGATAAAACCCCTATTAGTGAAACAATTTTTGCAAAAGATAAAATTTTTGGATATGAGACAAGTAAAGTCAAGAATCTTTTATTTCAACAGAGTAAATCGGAAATAAATTTTGAAGATATTCAAAATCTTTTATTGTCAGATATCGAAATGCTAAATGATGAAGAAAATAATATTGTTTTTAAAAAACTAAAGAACTTGAAGAATAATAAACATGTAATTGTAGATGTAGAAAATTATTCTCAACTAAAAAAATTTTCTTTAGCAATTAAAAAATTAATTAAACAAAAAAAATTCCTTTTTCGAACTGCAGCAAGTTTTATAAGTTCAATTTCTGAGAAAAAAAGTGTCTCTAAGGGTGAACTATTTTTTTCTAATTTAAGAATAAAAAATAAAGAAAAGAGTTTTCTTCCAGGACTGATAATTGTTGGATCTTATGTAGAACTTTCAACAATACAATTGAATAATTTATTAGAGATAAGTAATTTCAATCCAGTTGAATTAGATGTTTTTGAATTCTTTAACATCACTTCATCAGATAATAATAAGAAGCGAAGGAATTTGTTTAAAAATAAATTTTTGAAGGAAATTAGATTTTCTTTTGAGAAGGGAAAAACTCCTGTTTTGTTTACATCAAGAAAATTTATGTCCTTAAATTCTTCTGAAATAGTTAATTTTTATAATTTACTTGCTTGTTTTATTGCTGAATTAGTAGCAGATTTGAAGTATGAAATAGGATATTTGATTTCAAAAGGTGGAATAACAACAAATTTAATTCTTAGTAATGGACTTAATGCAGATTATGTTTATCTTGAGGGACAGATTTTAACAGGAATTTCGGTGGTGACTTATAACTTAAAAAATGACAAAAAACTCCCGATTGTTACTCATCCTGGAAACATTGGCACTAAAGATTCATTGGTTAATATTTGGAAAGTTTTTGAAAATAAAAGTAATTTTTAA
- a CDS encoding galactose mutarotase — protein MQIKLSNKDQKIFVFQLDKNNYIKFCPERGGFITNWISDGKEILYFDEKRFMDKTKSIRGGIPILFPICGNLNTSSSVFGKEYLQLTQHGFARDSQWQHSFNENEKSLCLFLNESKKTKQYYPFDFELRILVTLKINCLEFEITIHNKTDFAMPMNFGLHPYFNVSDFKNLEFIDNPLNCQDQERNTISNTLDELNKINLGVDLLMYTSGRSSFRDKVFKREVTLNHPYPFDLGVIWSDPPRRMICLEPWTSPRNSFVDGFRKFMIPSNDSKRFNASIQIKSLK, from the coding sequence GTGCAAATTAAATTATCTAATAAAGACCAAAAAATTTTTGTCTTTCAATTAGATAAAAATAACTACATTAAATTTTGTCCTGAGAGAGGGGGTTTTATTACAAATTGGATTTCGGATGGTAAAGAGATACTTTATTTCGATGAAAAAAGATTTATGGATAAGACAAAAAGTATTAGGGGAGGCATTCCTATCTTGTTCCCCATTTGTGGAAATCTCAATACCTCTAGTTCAGTATTTGGAAAAGAGTATTTGCAACTAACACAACATGGTTTCGCTAGGGATTCGCAATGGCAACACTCTTTTAATGAAAATGAAAAATCTTTATGCTTATTTTTAAATGAATCTAAAAAAACCAAACAATATTATCCTTTCGATTTCGAACTAAGAATTTTAGTTACCTTAAAAATTAATTGTTTAGAATTTGAAATTACAATCCATAACAAAACAGATTTTGCTATGCCTATGAATTTTGGTTTGCATCCTTATTTTAATGTTTCAGATTTCAAAAATTTGGAGTTTATTGATAATCCACTTAATTGTCAGGATCAAGAAAGAAATACTATAAGTAATACTTTGGATGAATTAAACAAAATTAATTTAGGAGTTGATCTACTTATGTATACTTCCGGTAGAAGCTCTTTTCGAGATAAAGTTTTTAAAAGAGAGGTAACTTTAAATCATCCATATCCTTTTGATTTAGGCGTTATTTGGAGTGATCCTCCAAGAAGAATGATTTGTCTTGAACCTTGGACTAGTCCAAGAAATTCTTTTGTTGATGGATTTAGAAAATTTATGATTCCTTCAAATGATAGTAAAAGGTTTAATGCCTCAATACAAATAAAATCTCTTAAGTAA